Within the Miscanthus floridulus cultivar M001 chromosome 2, ASM1932011v1, whole genome shotgun sequence genome, the region aaagaaacataaaaaataataaaaataaaagaataacaaaaatcacataaaacaaaaaagaaatataaatataaaatgaagcaaaaaaagaaaagaaataaaagaaaaaggaaataaaagaaaagaaaagaaaaaaaagagaagaataaaataaaataaaaaagaaattaacgTACCTAGCGGCAGGCCAAAAAAACAATAAAAATGAagcaaggaaagaaaaagaaaatcacatgaaacaaaaacaaaaacaaaaaatttaaaaagaaaaaagaaaaaataataataaaagaaattaaaaaaataaaacaaaaagaaataaaataaacaTAAAAATCAAAAACAAAAAGAATAATTAAAAATcacataaaaaatataaaaaataatgaagcaccaaaataaaaataaaaaagaatagaaaagcaaataaataaaaataaaagaaaacaaaaataataaatgaaaaaataaaaagaaatgaaacaagaaaagaaaataaaaaaacctGAAATAACGACACCGGCTATCCAGCTAACGAAACGAAGAAACATGGTAGTGGGCCGGCCACATTGTGGGCCGTCCATGCACGCAGCATCCGCGCTCCCGCCCGCACGCAGCGTCCGCCGCGCGGGAATCCAAAGACTCAGGCGATGCGCAAATCGTCGGCGGGATGTTCGGGACCCGAAGAATTCCGGTGGTCCCAGACCCACGCGGGTTCGCCGTTGCCTAAGCGTGGGTGCGCGATACGCGCCATGTTCGTCTCATCATCGCGTGGGAGGGAGGAAGACTTGCGGGCCTGAGTCTTGCCGACGGCCGACGGTCCAACGGGTCGCTCTCCGGACGGGTATTTCGATGAAAAGGGATGAGGACGAGGAGCCTCTGGTATCCTCACCGCCCTTGGCATTCCACAGAATTTTTTTGCTCCTCCAAACAATGTAGACGCAGGTGCAAAGCGGTATGCtttgatatattttttttttaaaaaaaaagacaagAAAAATTAACCTCTTATTTTCCTAACCCTCAGTTTTGGTCAAAACTTTTTCGTgagttgcagacttgcagttgTGTGTGTGTCTGTGTCACAAAATAAAAAGTCCGATATGAACCGAACTGTATCTATCTCTTCATCTTGTTTGGAAGAGCTCTACTGCCATAGCCCATGGATATTTACAGCAAAAGAGTAGTAAAGATCATGTTAGAAATTGTTCAAAAAAGATCCCAGCAAGGTCAAGTTTCAAACTTTTACACTCTCTTTAAATGTGGGTCCCCCCCTGAATCCTGTATTTGTTTCTATAAAATTAAACCGATTCATGTAAAATTTCAACAGGATTCCGGTAAAACTTCTGAAGTCTAAAGAAACCTTCCACGTAACGAGAAAATAGCTTATCATAGCTTTTTTCATAGGATCCACCACTGTGACTATTACTAATTATTCTGGTATTGTCGCTAATAATGCTTTAGCTTCACTAAAAGTCGCTATTTAGCTTATCGTGTCATGCTTTTAGCACTGATCTTGATCTAGGCAAATATTCAGTTCTTACTTTATTATATGACTATTATATATGCCTCtctgttttgtttttttataCTTTATAAATGATGATACCATTGAATAATAAAGAATATTGAACGAGAATGCTGATTTAGATTTATTTAATGAAAGTCAAGTAATGGGTGTGGGGATGATATGTCCTCTTCTAACCCTGTGCATATATTCAAGTATTTGTATTCATAAAATATTCTTTAGTTACATGTTCTCGCGGATAATTAATtaaaaattttcatatatttttacaaaaTCACTAAACAAAATAGCTTTAGCTATATTTAATCTTTTAAAAGTTTTAGAAGATCAGCGCTGGTGTGTTATGCACTGTTTAAGATTTTGGACGAAGATCAGCGCTAGTTGTCCCTGCAAGCGCAAGAAGTCACCGCAGAAGAGAACCGAGCAGAGCTCGGGTGGCTAGCTCTGCCGGTGTGCAGGCAGCCGGCGCGAGTTCGATTCTCAGGAATCGCACTCGTGTTTCTCATCGGGATTTATCCCTAAATAAATTATGTTGCCTCTCGTGTGGGTCTACAAAGGGAATGCGACGCGTCTCGTCGTCTACAGGTCTATGGACCCGGTGATCTCAAGAAGGACGCGTTTCAGTGATCTGAGTATAGTTGTAGGTTTGCTTGTGTACGTGTGGTGTGCGTGTGTAGGGTTGGTGTGTGTCTGTACATGAGCAGATACTACAGTTCTACCCAGGGGAAAAAAAAGTCACCGCAGAAACTGTGGAGACGGACGACGTCCTCATCGCGCGTGGACCACGCCCATGGTCCATCGCCATGCCCAGCTGGTAACCTCACCGCCGGCCCTGGTGCTCGCACCAGGCCACCACGCTGGCCGCTGCCGGAGGGCGGGCCTCGTCTCGTCTTCCTTCCCACAACCCCTCCCACTTAAACCACGCCAAAAACCAGCTCGCGATTCCGCGCTCCTCCCACTGACCCCCCCACGACCCCGCGCCATTCCCACCACCGCCCTCTCGCTCTCCTGCCTCCCACCCACTACCACTCCCCATCCGCCTGCCGCCGCGCCACTTCCGGGCAGCAGCTTCGCATGGACGAGGCCttcgcgcgcgcggtggaggacgGGCTCAAGCTCACCAAGCGCCTCGTGCTGCCCAACGGGGGCGGGCTGCCCGCGCCGCGCCCGCACCTGGCGATGGAGCGCGGGGACAacgaccccgccgccgccgcgctgctgCGGCAGCAGCTCATGCCCGCGGCGCCCATGGCGTACGCGGTCGTCGTCGACCCGGGCGCCGTCGACAGCCCCGACGTGCCCAGCTACCAGCCCCACGTGTACGGCCGCCTCGACCCGCCCGCGCTCATCCCGCTCCAGATGCGGGAGGTCGACCTCCGCGTCGACTGCGCCGCCGCGGCCGGGTGCGCCACAGCCGAGGTCGCCCTGCGCGTGCGCTGGTGGCTGCACTGCATCACGCGCAGCCGCGCGTGCCACTGCCGCATCGTCGTGCCCATGGGTCACCAGGTCCAGCATCCCCGCACTCGATCCTTTCCTTGCTCTTTGCGTTTCTGATCGATTCGTTTTTCCCCCCGCCCTTTATCATCGATTGTTGCTACTGTTCTGCTAGATTTGGATATGGTTAGGCGTTGGAATGATTAGCATTCACTTGCATCCACCGGCGGTTTGATTCCTGTTAGGTGGATGGGCCCCCGATTTGCTGTCGCTTTCGACTGTGCTCTCCGGATCACGCAAATCAGGACCTAACCTTGTGCCATTATGTCTTTACTCCTGACCTACATTGGCCTGGATCATGGCTGCCATTGGGGCCATCGCCCTGTCTCTTTCTGTTGCCAGTGGATTCCAGCATGGTTTTGGCACAAAGCAAGACAAATTCCTTGCTTTCCCTGCTACAAGAAAGTAGCATCGGATTGAACTTGCTGAGGGATAGCTTTCTTTGTGCACTTGTCGAACAAAGACTTCCACTACTGGATTCTTTTGTGCTCGTCGTTGTTGTACAGTATTTGGAGAATTGCTTCACTGGAACCCATAattctgcccccccccccccccccccccccccccccaaaaaaaaaaaaagcacgcCTTCAACTGTAATTCTGAGAGACAGAAGTAGTTTGGACTACTTTTTATTTGGATCAGGAGCTTTGCTTTCTCCAGgagaattactaaaacatgttcAGTTTATGACTGTATGATATAAATTTCTCCTGCATTCTGGTGTTGGTTGACAACCACTTTAGAGAAGGCTTGTTTCATGGAACTTGGGAACTGTGCATGAGGAAGTTCCATTTCTTTCATTTTTGACTTTTGAGTGCTGTTCTGAGAGACAGAAGTAGTGCTGTTCCTTGTGCTCTTTcagatgttttgacttttgagtTTAGGAAGAATTCCATTTTTGCCCTCGAACTAGCATGAGAGTCCGATTTTTGGCCCCTGAACTCATATACCAGACAACTTCGGCCCTTCAACTATTCAAACAGGGCGTTTTTTACCCTTCAGCTGTTTTGAAGCTAGGAGTAGTTTTTGCTGACATGGCAGTGGTTTTGCCACGTAGGATGTGTAGGATGTGTTTTAAATAATGCATATCAGTCCAATTACCAGATTGAAAAAATGAGACCCCAATTTAATGGCTAAAGTTGTCTGTCATTTGGGTTGGGGCCCCAAAATCATACTCTCATGACCTAAGttgcacggatacggatacgcgtatcggtatcggaaggatacggatacgcggataCGACAATTTCCTAAGAAACCCGATACGCGGATacgttttactattttttttaataaatagaTAACAATGCATATGAAATTGCAAAATAGATGTTCAAGTtcaacatagagacatttaaggtCTATTACACTCAGAAtaacatagagacatttaaggCCTAATGGGGCAGGGCGCACTGGCTCAGCCGCTCAGCCCTAAATTGGATTGGGgattggggaggaagaggaagtgAGCCGGTGAGGAACTCACCTAAGCAGGGGGCTCCTTGTCgccggcgagggcgagggcggagGCTGGTCGCCCGCTCGGACCGTCTTCTCCTGGAATGCGCTCGTCGGGGCGTACTCGTCCTGGAGCGCCGGCGAGGCCTTGCGGGTCCTGGAGCGCCGGCGAGGCCTTGCGGGTCCTGGAGCGTCGGCGAGGCGTCAGCGGCCCCAGGATCGGCGCCCGACGGGGGCGAGCTGGAGACGGCGCCCCACGAACGTGCTCGCGTCCGTCCTCAAGCCGTGTGTGGCGGAAGGGGACGGGCTCTGCGGGGGCGAGCTGCACGGGctggcggtgagggcggaggatgGTCGCCGGAGAGGTCGGAGGCGGACTGGCGGCTGCGTGAGGCGGAGGCAGAGGCGGCTGCGCGTGGGAGAGACTGGGAGGCGGAGGTAGATGCGGGCAGGCAGCTGCGCGTGGGGAGGCGGATGTCTGCGTGAGGCCGAGGCAGAGGTGACCTATTGGGCCGTCTGGGCCGTATCGGCTGGGCCGAAACGTATCCATTCGTCAGTTTCCGGCCCAACTAAAATGAGATACGCGGATACGTCGCGGATACGTATCCGGGCCGTATCCCAGGCGTAtccgtatcggatacgtatccgatacgggATACGACCCTTCCCTGGCGTATCCGTGCTTCTGAGCTCATGACCATTCAAGGGCCACATATGAAATTCTTCCTTTAATTTAACAACTCCTTTTCTTTGCAAGTTAAATTTTGTAGCTTGATGATACCGACCATAAGAGAATTAATGTCATTTATGTACCCATCAGTGTGCATATCGTAGGGATTCTTTAATTTTGAGAAATGCACATGCCATGACTGTAAGCACTTAATAACTAAGAAAAGATATATGTGCTACTGTATTTTTATTGGCATTAATTTTCAATGCTTATATTATCTGAAATAATTCTAGTGTGATTTTCTTCTGGCATCAATCTAAGAAAAATTTCACTAATAGGGTTCAATTCTAGGCGCTGAGGTTACTGTTGGGAAAAGATCATACAATACTCATGTAATTGATATAGAGGATAACTGTGCAGTGAAGATTGAAATCCCCGAGAGTGGGGGCCTTTTAAAACAGGAACTATTTTCCTTAACAATACCACAGGTATTTGCTACATACTTCTCCAATCGTTGCCAACTACTATCCTGTGAAGCTTCAAGCTTCTATTAGCCACATTGGTTTTTGTTGATTAGTTTCCTTTGTGTCTAGGTTGGAGGTGGAGAAGATATATTTGCCACAATCAGATGGTCACAGAAGTTGCTATATGACAACAGACAGTTTTCTGTTGAAGTACCTTTTCGTTTCCCGCAGTATGTGAACCCTTTGCCAAAGGTTTTCATGAAAAAGGAGAAAATACAGTTGACTGTGAATAGTGGTGTTAGTAAAGAGGTTTTGTTGCAGGGAACAAGCCATCCCTTGAAGGTAATCAAGTATTTACTGCTTTTGCTTTGCAAGTTGCAACATATAATTACCGCTCAATCTTCTGCTGTGGTTTCAGGAAAAAAGTAGGCAAGGTGGGAAATTGTCTTTCCTGCACGAAGCAGTTGTTGAGAATTGGTCAACCAAAGATTTTACCTTTGCATATACTGTGAGTTATCCGATGCCTTCTCTGAGTTACCTGTACCTGTTTGATATTTTCATTTATGCCTGTTCAATTCTTCTAATCTTACTTCATACTTTCAGTGGAGATGAGAATGCACTCATTTGCCCAACTTTTATTTTgtcatcatgtttataggtttATTCTGGTGATTTGTCTGGTGGAGTTCTTGTGCAGCCCTCAACATTGCGTGACTATGATGACAGAAATATGTTCTGCCTTTTTCTTTTACCTGGAAATAACGAGAATAGAAAGGTAGTTCCTCTTGCTTGGGTGTCATCATGTTGTCTCGACATCTTGAATAAAACACTTGTTAGTGGATACAATCTGATGGTTACAAATGGTTGGTTATGTTTTCGTTGAGGTGAAAATCAGGAGGTAAATCTGTAAAAGGCTGTAGTAAGCTGAATGggaaattattattattttttaaattGCAAATAACTCTAAATTTCTGGTGCTGTTAATTTATGTTGTTTCTCAGACATTTATATCTTTTTAATGTTAACATGAAATCTTTTATTTCTCGGCCATTATTGAAGATATAGTGACTCTATTTAATGGTACGAACAATATTGGTTTGACATGAAAATAATATATAGTGGCTCTATTTAATGGTATGAACAATATTGATTTGACATGAAAATAATATTTATTTCGTGACCCCTTTTTATATTCGTAAAAGTCCCCCCTTTATGGTAATTTATTATCTCATTTGAGTAATCTGATAGGTCTTTAGAAAGGCTGTTGTTTATATCATTGATACAAGTGGAAGCATGCAAGGAAAGCCTCTTGAGAGTGTTAAGAATGCCATGTCCACTACTCTCTCTGATCTTATGCAAGGAGATTACTTCAACATAATAACATTTAACGATGAGCTTCACTCATTCTCATCACGTTTGGAGCAAGTAAATGAAAGAACAATCGGAAATGCTATTGAATGGATGAACCTAAACTTTGTCGCTCATGGTGGCACTGACATCATGCATCCTTTGAGTGAGGTACGTATGAAGACAATAACAAGTTAATGTTTGTCATATGTTCAATGTCACCATTGTTGTTcatgttttccctcttttcttggTTACAAGGCAATGGCTTTGCTGTCAAGTTCTCATGATGTCCTTCCACAAATCTATTTTGTTACTGATGGGTCGGTTGATGATGAACGGAATATCTGCCATACTTTGAAAACTCAGCTTATTAAAAGTGGATCTAAGTCTCCTCGAATTTCTACTTTTGGGCTAGGTAATATCTTGTACCATAACTGGTTGTGTATTGCACCACTGATCCAACTACTCTACTAAAAAATCATATCAAGCTAGACCATGTAGGCAAATTCTCTGTTGTTTTTCTAGAGTCATGTATGCATCCTTTAGTTCAACATCTTCCTATGGAGATATTTGCTTTATAATTTCTTTTGAACCACTCAACTTTGCTAAGGGTACTCCTTAAATTTTGTGAAAGAACTAAAGTGCAATAATATTGTTTCTTGTCGTATGTGGTATGTGGTGGGTATAAAATTTGATTTTCTTACATAGCACTGCTGATTTACTTGTCAGATAAATTTTCTAATTGTTTTCCATAATGCTGGAAACAACATATTAGGTTCATACTGCAACCATTATTTCTTGAGGATGTTGGCATCGATTGGTAAGGGTCACTATGGTGCTGCATTTGATACAGGTATGGACATGCTTCTCCCTTTTATCTCAGAAGCCAAATgtctccccccccccctcctttTCCCCTGTTCTGCGCACAGTATCTTTTGATGGAATTCAAGTATTGCATTATGCTCTTATATTTTTAGTCCCAACTTGTAGATTTTCTTCTTTGACATTCCATGCTGTAGCTTGCCTAGATGAGCTCATGCCTTTTTAGTTACCCCGACCTGCTGATATAAGTAGAAAGCAACATGATGCATATCTCAGATATCATCTTGGTCTTCTAGATCATAAGTCAAACTTCATTCAATTGATCAAGAAAATTTGTTGCTCTTGCATAATCAAAAGTTAGCCTAATGCAAGTTGCCAGGACTAGAAGCCTTTTTTGTTGTTGCTACATGATCAAAAGTTAGGATTTTGCTACCGATAATATAATTTTTGTTTAATATGTTGCCAAAATCAGTATATATTCATATAATAGGCCTTCTGATATATTTTTTGTATTTCCATTGAGTCCAGCAACTATTAGTTCAAAACAGAAGGCATTATGGATTCTTATCGAGTAAAACTAATGAATATTAAATATGTTGACTGACATATATTATAAAGGGACTTGAGGAGGTTAATCAAATTTGTAAAACTGAACTTTATTCTGATTTTTTCCACCTCAGGATCAATTGAGAGTCGAATGCTTCAATGGTTCCAGAAAGCCTCAAGCACTACAGTGTCAAATGTTTCCATTGATGCCATAAAGCATATTCAAGATTTTGAAGTGAGTAATTTTTAGTGTACATTCACTGTTCTGTTGCTGCCTGTGAAAGAGCAACCCATGTAATTACCTTTTCTATTCTCCTGATGATAAGATTATATCTACTATACAGTGTGATACGGTCTCCTTTCAAAGTAGCTGTTCAACTACCTTGTGCACGCAACAAGAAACAAACTGTCCACATCAATTGATATATTGGGCCAGAACAGAGGACAAAGCTGGGTCTACTATTGAAACGATGAATCCCATAGATTATGCAACTATCTTAAAAGGAAGGATTACCTTGTAGATGCATGTAATTTTTAGGCCGTTGTCATTGCAATAAGAAAGTTGATTAAAGCCGAGTGAACTGTGCCAGTATCTTAAGCCATTAGTTTCCTTATCTGGTTATACAGCTATGTTTCTTACATTCAAGCTTTTCTTTTCCAATCAGGTGGATTCTGAATATATTCCAGACATTTCAGCAAAATATCCATTGTGTGTTTCTGGAAGGTACAATGGCAAGCTTCCGGAGACACTTATCACCAAGGGTCACTTGGCTGACATGAGTGAAATATCTATTGA harbors:
- the LOC136529673 gene encoding uncharacterized protein, whose product is MDEAFARAVEDGLKLTKRLVLPNGGGLPAPRPHLAMERGDNDPAAAALLRQQLMPAAPMAYAVVVDPGAVDSPDVPSYQPHVYGRLDPPALIPLQMREVDLRVDCAAAAGCATAEVALRVRWWLHCITRSRACHCRIVVPMGHQGSILGAEVTVGKRSYNTHVIDIEDNCAVKIEIPESGGLLKQELFSLTIPQVGGGEDIFATIRWSQKLLYDNRQFSVEVPFRFPQYVNPLPKVFMKKEKIQLTVNSGVSKEVLLQGTSHPLKEKSRQGGKLSFLHEAVVENWSTKDFTFAYTVYSGDLSGGVLVQPSTLRDYDDRNMFCLFLLPGNNENRKVFRKAVVYIIDTSGSMQGKPLESVKNAMSTTLSDLMQGDYFNIITFNDELHSFSSRLEQVNERTIGNAIEWMNLNFVAHGGTDIMHPLSEAMALLSSSHDVLPQIYFVTDGSVDDERNICHTLKTQLIKSGSKSPRISTFGLGSYCNHYFLRMLASIGKGHYGAAFDTGSIESRMLQWFQKASSTTVSNVSIDAIKHIQDFEVDSEYIPDISAKYPLCVSGRYNGKLPETLITKGHLADMSEISIELKVQHIKDIPLDKVLAKQQMDLLTAKAWLMENKELERKVVKLSIQNSLPSEYTRMVLLQTSLDKIDPAQQAKNKPTKQSSPDELPAMPLGGLALGFGDVAATRENLTTGFGDMKAPEKFVIFEKAVGCCSRVADCCCCMCFIKACSKMNDQCAIVMAQACAALACLGCFECCSELCCGGPN